One bacterium DNA window includes the following coding sequences:
- a CDS encoding exosortase/archaeosortase family protein produces the protein MGRLKALIGVLILTASLGILYLPVLRELVAVWMADMSNMGYGFFIPPVAAYLVWERRNDLRIAPGEHAWGGYLLVLVGLALLFLGRAGDLNVVAEGSLIFVLFGIVLFLGGPKLTAQVAFPLFYLAFMIPPPSSVYYWLTWPLQLFTARFSTDTLHLFGYPALLHGVYIDLPHVRLQVAAACSGFRSLMSLGAAGILLAYATRSGWANRALLIASVLPIAILSNTVRVAVNILLGTYAGTYHTITGWMLFVLATACLLGVGALLPGRERTGAPA, from the coding sequence ATGGGACGCTTAAAGGCCCTCATCGGGGTGCTGATCCTGACCGCCTCACTCGGCATCCTGTACCTCCCCGTGCTCAGGGAGCTTGTCGCCGTATGGATGGCCGACATGTCCAACATGGGGTACGGGTTCTTCATTCCACCGGTCGCCGCGTATCTCGTTTGGGAGCGCCGGAACGACCTGCGCATCGCACCAGGCGAACACGCGTGGGGGGGGTACCTTCTCGTCCTCGTCGGCCTGGCCCTCCTCTTCCTGGGGCGCGCCGGTGATTTAAATGTAGTGGCGGAGGGCTCCCTGATCTTCGTGCTCTTCGGCATCGTGCTCTTTCTCGGCGGCCCGAAGTTGACCGCGCAGGTGGCGTTCCCGCTGTTCTACTTGGCGTTCATGATCCCGCCGCCATCGAGCGTATACTACTGGCTCACCTGGCCCCTCCAGCTCTTCACGGCTCGGTTTTCCACGGACACCCTCCACCTGTTCGGGTACCCGGCACTCCTTCACGGGGTGTATATCGACCTGCCTCACGTACGCCTCCAGGTCGCCGCGGCCTGCAGCGGGTTTCGCTCGTTGATGTCGCTCGGCGCCGCCGGGATCCTGCTCGCCTATGCGACCCGGTCCGGCTGGGCCAATCGGGCCCTGCTGATCGCGTCGGTCCTGCCGATCGCCATCCTGTCCAACACGGTGCGCGTGGCCGTCAACATTCTGCTGGGGACGTACGCCGGCACGTACCATACGATCACGGGCTGGATGCTGTTCGTCCTGGCCACCGCTTGTCTCCTCGGCGTTGGGGCGCTCCTGCCCGGCCGGGAGAGAACGGGGGCCCCCGCATGA
- a CDS encoding response regulator transcription factor: MPVRVMLVDDHEIITAGLRVVLQAEHDIAVVGKAGGVKEAVRKAAELKPDVVLMDVKLSDGSGIEATRQIKESCPDTQVLILTVYDDQDTVLKAVQAGAIGYVLKDIPPENLIRAIRSVHSDRTMINPVIARKLVERLATTEREAVLFNFRRGPGLTEREIDVLKGVASGLSDKEIALKLFLSEPTVKSHLRSVYQKLRIHNRAQAAAYAVKNGLS, encoded by the coding sequence ATGCTCGTCGATGACCACGAAATTATTACCGCCGGCCTCAGGGTGGTGCTGCAGGCCGAGCATGACATTGCTGTTGTGGGCAAGGCCGGCGGCGTCAAAGAAGCGGTGCGGAAGGCCGCCGAACTCAAGCCGGACGTCGTCCTGATGGATGTGAAGCTGTCCGACGGCAGCGGAATCGAAGCAACGCGTCAGATCAAGGAATCCTGCCCGGACACGCAGGTGCTCATCCTGACGGTCTACGACGACCAGGACACCGTGCTCAAAGCGGTGCAGGCCGGCGCGATCGGGTACGTCCTAAAGGATATCCCGCCGGAGAACCTCATCCGGGCGATCCGATCGGTCCATTCCGATCGCACGATGATCAACCCCGTCATCGCCCGAAAGCTGGTCGAGCGGCTCGCCACGACCGAACGGGAGGCGGTGCTCTTCAATTTCCGCCGCGGGCCCGGGTTGACGGAACGTGAGATCGACGTGCTCAAGGGGGTCGCCTCGGGACTGAGCGACAAGGAGATCGCCTTGAAGCTCTTCCTCTCGGAGCCGACGGTCAAAAGTCATCTTCGCTCCGTCTACCAGAAACTCCGAATCCACAACCGCGCGCAGGCTGCGGCCTACGCGGTCAAGAACGGGCTCAGCTAG
- a CDS encoding MraY family glycosyltransferase — MIFGPIATAGILALALTPLARAVALRFHVVDLPENRKIHAHSVPLLGGIAVYLAVAATVLVWSAPLTRVTWGVIFGGGALLGIGLVDDARNVGSVKLALEFAIAAAVVSTTGLSFHLPWPIVAHLLTILWIVGVVNAFNCLDCADGVAAGIGLVCGCAFLVLAVLTHQPVEVTLAAAIVGASVGFLPFNLHPAKIFLGDAGSLTLGYFVATLGVMVSPGILSVPALAAKAVILAIPIYDILFVHIRRYRRGQRRLGELLTSTGKDHLPHRLMDRGLSHPAATATITLAAAATGVAGITLVTVHSAVGALTIAAAVAATIGILEREWVAVVRRPRSGAAAAAPSEGD, encoded by the coding sequence ATGATTTTCGGCCCGATCGCTACCGCCGGCATCCTGGCGCTCGCGCTCACCCCCCTGGCACGGGCGGTGGCGCTCCGGTTCCACGTCGTTGACCTTCCGGAGAACCGAAAGATCCATGCCCATTCGGTTCCGCTCCTGGGAGGGATTGCGGTGTATCTCGCGGTCGCCGCCACCGTCCTCGTGTGGTCCGCCCCCCTCACGCGCGTTACTTGGGGGGTGATCTTCGGTGGGGGGGCGCTGCTCGGGATCGGGCTGGTGGACGATGCGCGAAACGTTGGGTCGGTCAAGCTGGCTCTGGAGTTCGCCATCGCCGCGGCGGTGGTATCGACCACCGGGCTGTCTTTCCACCTGCCGTGGCCCATTGTGGCGCATCTTCTCACGATCCTGTGGATCGTCGGCGTGGTGAACGCGTTCAACTGCCTGGACTGCGCCGATGGTGTGGCCGCGGGAATCGGGTTGGTCTGTGGGTGCGCCTTTCTGGTCTTGGCAGTCCTCACCCATCAGCCCGTTGAGGTCACCCTCGCGGCCGCGATCGTCGGCGCGTCCGTGGGATTCCTCCCTTTCAACCTTCACCCGGCCAAGATCTTCTTGGGAGATGCGGGCAGCCTCACGCTTGGGTATTTCGTCGCCACCCTCGGCGTCATGGTCTCTCCGGGCATCCTCTCCGTCCCGGCGCTGGCCGCCAAGGCGGTCATCCTGGCGATCCCAATCTACGACATCCTCTTCGTCCACATCAGGAGGTATCGTCGGGGCCAGCGCCGGCTCGGCGAACTGCTCACCTCTACCGGCAAGGACCACCTTCCGCACCGCCTGATGGACCGGGGGCTTTCGCACCCTGCGGCGACCGCGACGATCACGCTCGCCGCCGCCGCCACCGGCGTGGCTGGAATCACTTTGGTCACTGTCCACTCCGCCGTCGGGGCGCTGACCATCGCCGCAGCCGTCGCGGCCACCATCGGGATCCTCGAACGCGAGTGGGTCGCCGTGGTGCGTCGACCGCGATCCGGGGCCGCGGCGGCCGCGCCCTCGGAGGGGGACTGA
- a CDS encoding EpsI family protein yields MNGWRYALMVVTLAVAAIGSAVMMGRAVPLRTPLTDLPYQLAGWRGGAEPADGKVIARTHPDAVLSRRYVDRDGHTVILYVGYFEREGARAQVLSVCAACEVMKRGVEAIEGDGAPLLVDRAVVREGRTHSVVLYWFMGPQRPYVDPYQGKLDQLRSAFRTGRSEGAVIRITVPIADTEETAHRFGVEFARALVPRLRDHLRHSGVNAP; encoded by the coding sequence ATGAACGGCTGGCGGTACGCGCTTATGGTGGTGACGTTGGCAGTGGCGGCCATCGGGAGCGCGGTGATGATGGGGCGCGCCGTTCCCCTGCGGACGCCGTTGACCGACCTTCCCTACCAGTTGGCCGGCTGGCGGGGCGGGGCCGAGCCGGCCGACGGAAAGGTCATCGCCCGGACGCACCCCGACGCCGTGCTGAGCCGGAGGTACGTGGATCGCGACGGCCACACGGTCATCCTCTACGTGGGGTATTTCGAACGCGAGGGCGCGAGGGCGCAGGTGCTCTCGGTGTGCGCCGCGTGCGAGGTCATGAAGCGCGGTGTCGAGGCCATCGAGGGAGACGGGGCCCCCCTTCTCGTCGACCGGGCCGTGGTGCGCGAAGGCAGGACCCACAGCGTGGTCTTGTATTGGTTCATGGGCCCGCAGCGCCCCTACGTCGATCCGTACCAGGGCAAACTGGACCAACTGCGCAGCGCCTTCCGGACGGGGCGATCAGAGGGTGCCGTGATCAGGATCACCGTCCCGATCGCCGATACCGAAGAAACCGCGCACCGGTTCGGCGTCGAGTTCGCGCGGGCGCTGGTCCCCCGGCTGCGAGACCATCTCCGGCACTCGGGGGTGAACGCGCCATGA